The Mesorhizobium koreense genome includes a window with the following:
- a CDS encoding MBL fold metallo-hydrolase, giving the protein MPKKFASTGDLAEKKISFTEIGRDLWAFTAEGDPNTGVIIGEDSVMIVDAQATPRLAGKVIEKIRTVTDKPIKYVVLSHYHAVRVLGASAYDASEIIMSDVARAQVAERGKEDWDSEFGRFPRLFEGHESIPGLTWPSLTFSDRMTVYMGKRRVDLMFLGRAHTAGDIVAYVPDENVMFTGDIVEYKSACYCGDGHFSDWPTTLEAVRAFGPDAIAPGRGDALVGEERVNEALDLTKDFVLSTYRPVARVAQGGGSLKEAWDAARAACDSKFSTYAIYEHCLPFNVARAYDEALGIDNPRIWTAERDKAMWEELQG; this is encoded by the coding sequence TTGCCCAAGAAATTCGCTTCCACCGGCGACCTCGCCGAGAAGAAAATCTCCTTCACCGAGATCGGCCGCGACCTCTGGGCTTTCACCGCCGAGGGCGATCCGAACACCGGCGTCATCATCGGCGAGGATTCGGTCATGATCGTCGACGCGCAGGCAACGCCGAGGCTCGCCGGCAAGGTGATCGAGAAGATCAGGACCGTCACCGACAAGCCGATCAAATATGTCGTGCTCAGCCACTATCACGCGGTCCGTGTGCTCGGCGCCTCGGCTTACGACGCGTCGGAGATCATCATGTCGGATGTCGCCCGCGCGCAGGTGGCGGAACGCGGCAAGGAGGATTGGGATTCGGAGTTCGGCCGCTTCCCGCGCCTGTTCGAAGGGCATGAGTCCATTCCGGGCCTGACCTGGCCTTCACTGACATTCAGCGATCGCATGACCGTCTACATGGGCAAGCGCCGCGTCGACCTCATGTTCCTTGGCCGCGCCCACACGGCCGGCGATATCGTCGCCTATGTGCCGGACGAGAACGTCATGTTCACCGGCGATATCGTCGAATACAAATCGGCCTGCTATTGCGGCGACGGGCACTTTTCCGACTGGCCGACGACGCTGGAGGCCGTCCGTGCCTTTGGGCCCGACGCCATAGCGCCCGGCCGTGGCGACGCGCTGGTGGGCGAAGAAAGGGTCAACGAGGCGCTCGACCTGACCAAGGATTTCGTGCTCTCGACCTATCGTCCGGTGGCGCGGGTGGCGCAGGGCGGCGGCTCGCTGAAGGAGGCCTGGGACGCAGCCCGCGCCGCCTGCGACTCGAAATTCTCGACCTACGCCATCTACGAGCATTGCCTGCCCTTCAACGTCGCGCGCGCCTATGACGAGGCGCTCGGCATCGATAATCCGCGCATCTGGACCGCCGAGCGCGACAAGGCGATGTGGGAGGAATTGCAGGGATAG
- a CDS encoding fumarylacetoacetate hydrolase family protein, which translates to MKLATLKNGTRDGSLAVVSRDLTRFADASFLAPTLQAALDDWTRVSPHLAALAESLELGSVPSERFHEHEAMSPLPRAYQWVDGSAYVNHVELVRKARGAEMPASFWTDPLMYQGGSDTFVGPRDPIVLADEAYGIDMEAEVAVIADDVPMGASADEAGIAIRLVMLVNDVSLRNLIPAELAKGFGFFQGKPSSAFSPVAVTPDELGDAWNGGKVNLPLMVDLNSKPFGRANAGIDMTFDFPTLIVHAAKTRALAAGTIVGSGTVSNKLDGGPGKPVAEGGAGYSCIAEIRTIEAIEKGSPTTPFMRFGDHVRIEMKDKAGRSIFGAIEQKVEKYER; encoded by the coding sequence ATGAAATTGGCCACGCTTAAGAATGGTACGCGCGACGGTTCCCTGGCCGTCGTCTCGCGAGACCTGACCCGCTTCGCGGACGCCTCTTTCCTGGCGCCGACGCTGCAGGCGGCGCTCGACGACTGGACGAGGGTTTCCCCGCATCTGGCCGCCCTTGCCGAGTCGCTGGAACTCGGCTCTGTGCCGTCCGAGCGCTTCCATGAGCATGAGGCGATGTCGCCCCTGCCGCGCGCTTATCAATGGGTGGACGGTTCGGCCTATGTGAACCATGTCGAACTGGTGCGGAAGGCGCGTGGGGCCGAGATGCCGGCAAGCTTCTGGACCGATCCCCTGATGTATCAGGGCGGTTCCGACACGTTCGTTGGGCCGCGCGATCCGATCGTGCTGGCCGACGAGGCCTACGGCATCGACATGGAGGCGGAAGTCGCAGTCATCGCGGACGACGTGCCGATGGGGGCAAGCGCGGATGAGGCAGGCATTGCCATTCGCCTCGTCATGCTGGTCAACGACGTTTCGCTGCGCAACCTGATCCCGGCCGAACTCGCCAAAGGTTTTGGTTTCTTCCAGGGCAAACCGTCCTCCGCCTTCTCGCCGGTCGCGGTGACGCCGGACGAGCTTGGCGATGCCTGGAACGGAGGCAAGGTGAACCTGCCCTTGATGGTCGATCTGAACAGCAAGCCCTTTGGACGCGCCAATGCCGGTATCGACATGACCTTCGACTTCCCGACGCTGATCGTGCATGCGGCGAAGACAAGGGCGCTTGCGGCCGGCACCATCGTCGGCTCCGGCACCGTCTCCAACAAGCTCGACGGCGGGCCAGGCAAGCCGGTAGCCGAGGGCGGCGCCGGCTATTCCTGCATCGCCGAGATTCGCACCATCGAGGCCATCGAGAAAGGATCGCCCACGACGCCCTTCATGCGCTTCGGCGACCACGTGCGGATCGAGATGAAGGACAAGGCAGGCCGCTCGATCTTCGGCGCCATCGAGCAGAAGGTGGAAAAATACGAGAGGTGA
- a CDS encoding MBL fold metallo-hydrolase, whose protein sequence is MTERLVLLGTKGGPAIRPGGPMPTSSLLEIGGRRIVVDCGLGVTKGLVDAGMALKTLDLIFITHLHSDHVLELGALLHTAWTAGLSTPVKVFGPAGTEAYWLSFCQALDFDIEIRIEDEGRPDIRELVTFDEFTEGPIMEEDELAVSTLRVDHPPVTECYALRFDHSGRKIVFSSDTAYFPPLADFAKGADILVHEAMLEAGVDRLVERTGNGERLKAHLMASHTLAADAGRIATDAGVKHLVLHHLIPADDPEFGEEHWREALRTSWSGPLTIGRDRLTLTIEQKADARRISTHEIGHA, encoded by the coding sequence GTGACCGAAAGGCTGGTCCTTCTCGGCACCAAAGGTGGCCCGGCGATCCGGCCGGGCGGCCCGATGCCGACCTCTTCGCTTCTGGAGATCGGCGGCCGCCGCATCGTGGTGGACTGCGGGCTCGGCGTGACGAAGGGCTTGGTCGATGCCGGCATGGCGCTGAAGACGCTCGATCTCATCTTCATCACGCATCTGCATTCGGATCATGTGCTGGAACTCGGCGCGCTGCTTCATACGGCATGGACGGCCGGCCTCTCGACGCCGGTCAAGGTCTTCGGCCCCGCGGGCACGGAAGCCTACTGGCTTAGTTTCTGCCAAGCGCTCGATTTCGATATCGAGATACGCATCGAGGACGAGGGGCGGCCCGACATCCGTGAACTGGTCACGTTCGATGAATTCACCGAAGGCCCGATCATGGAAGAGGATGAACTTGCAGTCTCGACGCTGCGCGTCGACCACCCGCCGGTGACGGAGTGCTACGCGCTCCGCTTCGATCATAGCGGCCGCAAGATCGTTTTCTCATCCGACACCGCTTATTTCCCGCCGCTGGCCGATTTTGCAAAGGGCGCCGACATCCTCGTTCACGAGGCCATGCTGGAAGCGGGGGTCGACCGGTTGGTGGAGCGCACCGGCAACGGCGAGAGACTGAAGGCTCATTTGATGGCGAGCCACACGCTCGCCGCCGACGCCGGCCGCATTGCAACCGACGCCGGGGTCAAACATCTCGTCCTTCATCATCTGATCCCGGCCGATGATCCCGAATTCGGCGAAGAACATTGGCGCGAAGCGCTGCGGACAAGCTGGAGCGGCCCCTTGACCATCGGGCGCGATCGCCTGACGCTTACGATCGAACAGAAGGCGGACGCCCGGAGGATATCAACGCATGAAATTGGCCACGCTTAA
- the hmgA gene encoding homogentisate 1,2-dioxygenase: MTLHYMPGFGNDFETETLEGSLPQGMNSPQRPAYGLYAEQLSGSPFTAPRGTNERSWLYRIRPSVKHTGRFKAISFENWKTAPNLDDHELALGQLRWNPTPMPNVETDFLSGIRTMTTAGDVLGQSGMAAHVYVANTSMVDDHFFNADGELLIVPQEGGIRVVTEMGVMEIRPTEICVVPRGMVFKVELMDGPVRGYICENYGAKFTMPDRGPIGANCLANPRDFKTPVAWYEEKEKPCRLFVKWCGRFHVTELDHSPLDVVAWHGNYAPYKYDLKTYSPVGAILFDHPDPSIFTVLTAPSGEEGTANVDFVIFPPRWLVAENTFRPPWYHRNIMSEFMGLIEGKYDAKEEGFVPGGMSLHNMMLAHGPDADGYRKASLAELKPQKLENTMAFMFETRFPQMLTRHAAEIETRQDNYIDCWSGLKKRFNGTPEGDWS; this comes from the coding sequence ATGACGCTTCATTACATGCCGGGCTTCGGCAATGATTTCGAAACCGAGACGCTGGAGGGTTCGCTGCCGCAGGGCATGAACTCGCCGCAGCGCCCCGCCTACGGGCTTTATGCCGAGCAGCTTTCAGGCTCGCCCTTCACCGCGCCGCGCGGCACCAACGAGCGCTCCTGGCTCTACCGCATCCGCCCGAGCGTGAAGCATACGGGCCGCTTCAAGGCGATTTCCTTCGAGAACTGGAAGACCGCGCCCAACCTCGACGATCACGAACTGGCGCTCGGCCAGCTTCGCTGGAACCCGACGCCGATGCCGAATGTCGAGACGGATTTCCTTTCCGGCATCCGTACCATGACAACCGCCGGTGACGTACTTGGGCAGTCGGGGATGGCAGCGCATGTCTATGTCGCCAACACCTCCATGGTGGACGACCATTTCTTCAACGCCGATGGCGAACTCCTGATCGTGCCGCAGGAAGGCGGCATCCGCGTTGTCACCGAGATGGGTGTCATGGAGATCCGTCCGACCGAGATCTGCGTCGTCCCGCGCGGCATGGTCTTCAAGGTCGAACTCATGGATGGACCGGTGCGCGGCTATATCTGCGAGAATTACGGCGCCAAGTTCACCATGCCGGACCGCGGACCGATCGGCGCCAACTGCCTCGCCAATCCGCGCGATTTCAAGACGCCGGTCGCCTGGTACGAGGAGAAGGAAAAGCCCTGCCGGCTTTTCGTTAAATGGTGCGGCAGGTTCCATGTGACCGAACTCGACCATTCGCCGCTCGACGTGGTCGCATGGCATGGCAACTATGCGCCCTACAAATATGATCTTAAAACATATTCTCCGGTCGGCGCCATCCTGTTCGACCACCCCGATCCGTCGATCTTTACGGTGCTGACGGCGCCATCGGGCGAGGAAGGCACGGCGAACGTCGATTTTGTCATCTTTCCGCCGCGCTGGCTGGTTGCGGAGAACACCTTTCGTCCGCCATGGTATCACCGCAACATCATGAGCGAGTTCATGGGGCTGATCGAGGGGAAATACGACGCCAAGGAGGAGGGTTTCGTGCCGGGCGGCATGAGCCTGCACAACATGATGCTGGCGCACGGGCCCGACGCCGACGGCTATCGCAAAGCATCGCTTGCCGAACTGAAGCCGCAGAAGCTCGAGAACACCATGGCGTTCATGTTCGAGACCCGCTTTCCGCAGATGCTGACCCGACATGCCGCCGAGATCGAGACCCGGCAGGATAATTACATCGACTGTTGGTCGGGCCTGAAGAAGCGCTTCAACGGCACGCCGGAGGGTGATTGGTCGTGA
- a CDS encoding MarR family winged helix-turn-helix transcriptional regulator gives MPDDNLILENFLPYRLMRLSEAVSREFAKAYHDRYGLTRPEWRVFATLGQYGTMTATAIGAHSAMHKTKVSRAVAALEKRKWLERETNPADRRVERLTLTKAGRAAYRAMVPVARDFEAKLLSRIEGRDAQRVLDGLAVLRCAIEAS, from the coding sequence ATGCCCGACGATAACCTCATCCTCGAAAATTTCCTGCCCTACCGCCTCATGCGTCTTTCGGAGGCGGTGAGCCGCGAATTCGCCAAAGCCTATCATGATCGTTACGGGCTGACGCGGCCCGAATGGCGGGTCTTCGCCACGCTCGGACAGTATGGCACGATGACGGCGACGGCCATCGGCGCGCATTCGGCCATGCACAAGACCAAGGTGTCACGGGCCGTCGCGGCGCTTGAGAAGCGCAAATGGCTGGAGCGCGAGACCAACCCCGCCGACCGCCGGGTCGAACGGCTGACGCTGACCAAGGCCGGACGCGCGGCCTATCGCGCCATGGTGCCGGTGGCGCGGGATTTCGAAGCGAAACTACTAAGTCGCATTGAAGGGAGAGACGCCCAACGGGTTCTCGACGGACTTGCAGTGCTTCGATGCGCAATCGAAGCGTCTTGA
- a CDS encoding type II toxin-antitoxin system Phd/YefM family antitoxin: MTKHVATTELKAKLSEILGDVERGETIGVTRHGKMIARIVPVHRHDREQVRGAIEGLRNLRASLPKTGISLEDVLKWRHEGHRY, encoded by the coding sequence ATGACCAAGCATGTTGCTACCACCGAGTTGAAGGCGAAACTGTCAGAAATTCTCGGCGATGTGGAGCGCGGGGAAACGATTGGCGTGACACGCCACGGTAAGATGATTGCGCGAATTGTTCCCGTGCATCGTCATGACCGCGAACAGGTTCGAGGGGCGATAGAAGGATTGCGCAATCTTCGTGCATCCCTGCCCAAGACGGGTATCTCGCTGGAAGACGTTCTCAAATGGCGCCATGAGGGCCATCGCTACTGA
- a CDS encoding type II toxin-antitoxin system VapC family toxin has translation MAFVLDASVTAAWLLPDEESLLAEYVQDLLVRHHAAVPAVWWFEVRNTLLVAERRKHLSEDQTHFIQDSLASLPIVFDREPDERGLMEIARRNGLTVYDASYVELARRLALPLATLDKAMARAALKEQVDLVLNINP, from the coding sequence ATGGCTTTTGTACTCGATGCGTCCGTTACCGCAGCATGGCTGTTGCCTGACGAGGAGAGCCTTCTCGCCGAATATGTCCAGGACCTTCTGGTCCGGCATCATGCGGCCGTTCCGGCAGTCTGGTGGTTCGAGGTCCGGAACACCCTGCTTGTTGCAGAGAGGCGAAAGCACCTGTCAGAGGACCAGACGCACTTCATTCAGGATAGCCTCGCCTCGCTCCCGATCGTTTTCGACCGCGAACCCGACGAACGCGGCCTGATGGAAATTGCCCGGCGCAATGGCCTGACTGTCTATGATGCGAGCTACGTCGAATTGGCGCGGCGGCTGGCACTGCCGCTAGCCACTCTCGACAAGGCAATGGCCAGAGCAGCATTGAAGGAACAGGTCGACCTGGTCCTGAACATCAACCCCTGA